A genomic window from Vitis riparia cultivar Riparia Gloire de Montpellier isolate 1030 chromosome 18, EGFV_Vit.rip_1.0, whole genome shotgun sequence includes:
- the LOC117906413 gene encoding putative wall-associated receptor kinase-like 16 has protein sequence MKTKRQCFSNGVSEVNFYGGIKLAGSPFTFFHNRNKFVVLGCNITALIDNNREYRRACLSFCRGYPPSAAPGFCTTSLPKQLKTLNITLFSIDPSSDPKHKFCLHAFVAAKSTYRISEINLSKHPVTTQVTLQWVVGEEKCEASGNRSGTYACGKNTECQSSTNGPGYRCICKQGFQGNPYLPGGCQDIDECDDPSGYPCDGFCQNTAGEYTCRRSDESEVNSRRHGVAILALAIILSIGFLLLIAGIYWLNALVKERKIIKLKKKLFKRNGGLLLQQQISSDKGKLEKLKIFSSEELEKATDYYNENRILGKGGQGIVYKGMLPDGSVVAVKKSKKMDKAQIERFVNEVVILSQINHRNVVKLLGCCLETEVPLLVYECVSNGTLSNHIHDQMEESPMKLSDRLRVAKEVAGALAYMHSAADVPIYHRDIKSSNILLDGKYRAKLSDFGISRSVPTEKSHLTTSVRGTFGYLDPEYFQSSQYTEKSDVYSFGVVLVELLTGQKPISGLRSEDMGLAAHFICSAKKNSLFDVLDPQVVMEGEKEELVILANLAMRCLKLSGRKRPTMKEVSWELENLKKLQGHLPVELDHQEDDYYFAESSRSLEPGDELELDMHPRSNE, from the exons ATGAAGACCAAACGGCAATGCTTTTCTAATGGAGTATCCGAGGTAAACTTTTATGGTGGCATTAAGCTGGCAGGCAGCCCATTCACGTTCTTCCACAATCGTAACAAATTTGTAGTTCTTGGCTGCAATATAACTGCTTTGATTGATAACAACCGGGAGTATCGGAGGGCGTGTTTATCTTTCTGCCGGGGATACCCTCCCTCTGCCGCACCAGGGTTTTGCACCACCTCCCTCCCGAAGCAACTCAAGACTTTGAATATCACACTCTTCAGCATCGACCCCTCCTCGGATCCCAAGCATAAATTTTGCCTACACGCTTTTGTGGCCGCCAAATCTACTTATCGTATTTCGGAAATAAATCTCTCCAAGCATCCTGTAACTACACAAGTGACACTTCAATGGGTTGTAGGAGAAGAAAAGTGCGAAGCCTCTGGAAACAGATCAGGAACATATGCATGTGGCAAAAACACTGAGTGCCAGAGCTCCACCAATGGCCCCGGATATCGATGCATATGCAAACAAGGCTTTCAGGGAAACCCCTATCTTCCCGGAGGTTGCCAAG ACATTGACGAGTGTGACGATCCAAGTGGATATCCGTGTGACGGATTCTGCCAGAATACAGCTGGAGAGTACACTTGTAGAAGGTCTGATGAAAGTGAAGTGAATAGCCGAAGACATGGCGTTGCCATTTTGGCATTAG CTATAATCttaagcattggattcttgttGTTAATTGCTGGAATTTACTGGTTGAATGCGCTCGTGAAGGAAAGGAAGATCATTAAACTCAAGAAGAAGTTATTTAAGCGCAATGGAGGTTTGTTATTACAGCAACAAATCTCCTCAGACAAAGGCAAACTTGAGAAACTAAAAATTTTCTCCTCCGAGGAGTTAGAGAAGGCAACTGATTACTATAATGAGAACCGCATCCTTGGGAAAGGAGGCCAAGGTATAGTTTATAAAGGAATGTTACCCGATGGAAGCGTTGTAGCCGTTAAGAAGTCTAAAAAGATGGATAAAGCTCAAATTGAACGCTTCGTAAATGAGGTGGTCATACTTTCCCAGATCAATCACAGAAATGTGGTTAAACTGTTAGGTTGTTGTTTAGAAACTGAGGTTCCACTGCTGGTGTATGAGTGCGTCTCAAATGGAACCCTTTCTAACCATATCCATGATCAGATGGAGGAGTCTCCAATGAAATTGTCGGATCGGTTAAGAGTTGCTAAGGAAGTTGCAGGGGCACTGGCCTACATGCATTCAGCTGCTGATGTGCCAATCTATCATAGAGACATCAAGTCGAGTAACATACTCTTGGATGGGAAATATAGAGCAAAGTTGTCCGATTTCGGGATTTCCAGGTCTGTTCCAACAGAAAAATCTCACTTAACCACAAGTGTGCGGGGGACGTTTGGGTATTTGGATCCAGAGTACTTTCAGTCAAGCCAATATACAGAAAAGAGtgatgtttatagctttggaGTTGTTCTTGTTGAACTCTTGACAGGACAAAAGCCAATTTCTGGTCTTAGATCTGAAGATATGGGATTAGCTGCACATTTCATATGCTCAGCAAAGAAAAATAGTCTCTTCGATGTGTTGGATCCGCAAGTTGTGATGGAGGGAGAAAAAGAGGAGCTAGTAATCTTGGCCAACCTCGCAATGAGGTGCTTGAAGTTGAGTGGAAGGAAAAGGCCAACCATGAAAGAAGTTTCTTGGGAGCTGGAAAATCTGAAAAAGCTTCAAGGGCATTTGCCTGTTGAACTAGACCATCAAGAGGACGATTACTACTTTGCGGAATCGTCAAGAAGTTTGGAGCCCGGAGATGAATTGGAACTAGACATGCATCCAAGATCGAATGAATAG
- the LOC117906412 gene encoding wall-associated receptor kinase-like 8 isoform X1, whose product MRMKPWLLLMLLIWPWIEEGISKTPAFSLAESNCSYQCGKVMIPYPFGIGNAECAKDKNFLLKCNNGQPFLLQNIPVLGISLAQGTVTVSLQSASERNKKHTLTDKIFYGGFNLEGSPFMLSNSNKFIVLGCNVTAFITEGKELRSGCITFCNEDGNPDELGSCSGIGCCKTSIPNHLKSLNVSLFNLTFSDTSSSGLHMFLAARGTFNFSETNLSEHLNRTINSQVDLDWVVGEKTCKEAQANCGKNTVCSDSTNGPGYRCFCKPGFSGNPYLPNGCEDIDECNEPNIYQCEGICRNTVGNYSCRCPFGMHGEGKVACRGHHAATVFLGIGLSLGFLLALSGLFRLYLLVHEQNSIKLKRKFFKRNGGLLLEQQISSDKGKLEKIKIFTSEELEKATDHYNDNRILGQGGQGIVYKAMLPDGSLVAVKKSEMMDEGQIEHFVNEVVILSQINHRHVVKLLGCCLETEVPLLVYEYVSNGTLSDHIHAQLEEAPMKWADRFRIAKEVAGAIAYMHSAAAVPIYHRDVKSSNILLDEKYRAKLSDFGISRSVPTGKTHLTTSVQGTFGYLDPEYFQSYQCTAKSDVYSFGVVLVELLTGRRPISMVRSEDDMGLAAHFISSAKENHLLDVLDPQVVLEGEKEELLIVANLALRCLKLNGRKRPTMKEVALKLENLKNRRKRLLADQQEHQDGDYSIIEPSRRLDVSAVPMKARRLERSDELELDIQELMIKSTFLTC is encoded by the exons ATGAGGATGAAGCCGTGGTTGTTGCTGATGCTGCTCATATGGCCATGGATCGAAGAAGGAATTAGTAAAACACCAGCATTCTCGCTTGCAGAGTCGAACTGCAGTTACCAATGTGGGAAAGTAATGATTCCTTACCCATTTGGAATTGGAAATGCTGAATGTGCTAAGGACAAGAATTTCCTTCTCAAGTGCAACAATGGTCAGCCATTTTTGCTTCAAAACATTCCTGTTCTTGGTATATCACTGGCACAAGGCACAGTTACTGTTAGCCTTCAAAGTGCATCTGAACGCAATAAGAAGCATACTCTGACTGATAAAATATTCTATGGTGGATTCAACCTGGAAGGCAGCCCATTTATGTTGTCCAACTCAAACAAGTTCATAGTTCTCGGTTGCAATGTAACGGCTTTTATCACTGAAGGCAAGGAGTTGCGTAGCGGGTGTATCACTTTCTGCAATGAAGATGGGAATCCAGATGAACTTGGCTCCTGCTCTGGCATTGGATGCTGCAAGACCTCAATTCCAAATCATCTCAAGAGCTTGAACGTCTCACTCTTTAACCTAACTTTTTCGGATACCAGTAGCTCTGGCCTGCACATGTTCTTGGCTGCAAGAGGGACATTCAATTTTTCAGAAACAAATCTGTCTGAGCACCTCAACCGGACTATAAATTCGCAGGTGGACCTTGATTGGGTGGTGGGAGAAAAGACTTGCAAGGAAGCTCAAGCCAACTGCGGCAAGAACACTGTTTGCTCAGACTCTACCAATGGCCCTGGATATCGCTGCTTCTGCAAACCGGGATTCTCGGGAAATCCCTATCTTCCTAATGGTTGCGAAG ACATTGATGAGTGCAACGAACCAAATATATACCAGTGTGAAGGTATTTGCCGGAATACAGTTGGGAACTACAGTTGCCGCTGCCCATTTGGAATGCATGGTGAAGGGAAAGTGGCTTGCAGAGGACACCATGCTGCTACTGTATTCTTAG GCATAGGCTTAAGCCTTGGATTCTTATTGGCACTTTCAGGGCTTTTTCGATTGTATTTACTGGTTCATGAACAGAACAGCATCAAACTGAAAAGGAAATTTTTCAAGAGAAATGGTGGCTTATTGCTGGAGCAACAGATCTCTTCAGACAAAGGGAAActcgaaaaaataaaaattttcacttcGGAGGAGTTGGAGAAGGCCACAGATCACTACAATGACAACCGAATCCTTGGGCAAGGAGGCCAAGGTATTGTTTACAAAGCAATGTTACCGGATGGAAGCCTTGTAGCTGTGAAGAAGTCCGAAATGATGGATGAAGGTCAAATTGAACACTTCGTCAACGAGGTCGTAATACTTTCGCAGATCAACCACAGACATGTTGTGAAACTGTTAGGTTGCTGTTTAGAAACTGAGGTTCCTCTACTAGTATATGAGTATGTCTCCAATGGAACCCTTTCTGACCACATCCATGCTCAGCTGGAGGAGGCTCCAATGAAATGGGCAGATCGGTTCAGAATTGCTAAGGAAGTTGCAGGAGCAATAGCCTATATGCATTCAGCAGCTGCTGTACCAATCTATCATAGAGACGTCAAGTCCAGTAATATACTCTTAGACGAGAAATATAGAGCAAAATTGTCTGATTTTGGGATTTCAAGGTCTGTCCCAACCGGAAAAACTCACTTGACCACATCGGTACAAGGCACGTTTGGGTACTTGGATCCTGAGTACTTCCAGTCATACCAGTGTACAGCAAAGAGCGATGTTTACAGCTTTGGAGTAGTTCTTGTTGAGCTCTTGACAGGACGAAGGCCAATATCCATGGTTAGATCAGAGGATGATATGGGCTTAGCTGCACACTTCATATCATCAGCAAAGGAGAATCATCTCTTGGATGTATTGGATCCACAAGTTGTGTTGGAGGGAGAAAAGGAGGAGCTATTAATTGTTGCTAACCTTGCACTGAGATGCTTGAAGTTGAATGGAAGGAAAAGGCCAACAATGAAAGAAGTTGCTTTGAAGCTTGAAAATCTGAAAAACCGACGAAAGCGCCTGCTTGCTGATCAACAAGAACATCAAGATGGAGATTACTCCATAATTGAACCATCAAGAAGGTTGGACGTTAGTGCAGTTCCAATGAAGGCTAGGAGGTTGGAGAGAAGTGATGAATTGGAGCTAGACATCCAGGAGCTAATGATTAAGTCAACATTTTTGACATGCTGA
- the LOC117906412 gene encoding wall-associated receptor kinase-like 8 isoform X2 codes for MRMKPWLLLMLLIWPWIEEGISKTPAFSLAESNCSYQCGKVMIPYPFGIGNAECAKDKNFLLKCNNGQPFLLQNIPVLGISLAQGTVTVSLQSASERNKKHTLTDKIFYGGFNLEGSPFMLSNSNKFIVLGCNVTAFITEGKELRSGCITFCNEDGNPDELGSCSGIGCCKTSIPNHLKSLNVSLFNLTFSDTSSSGLHMFLAARGTFNFSETNLSEHLNRTINSQVDLDWVVGEKTCKEAQANCGKNTVCSDSTNGPGYRCFCKPGFSGNPYLPNGCEGIGLSLGFLLALSGLFRLYLLVHEQNSIKLKRKFFKRNGGLLLEQQISSDKGKLEKIKIFTSEELEKATDHYNDNRILGQGGQGIVYKAMLPDGSLVAVKKSEMMDEGQIEHFVNEVVILSQINHRHVVKLLGCCLETEVPLLVYEYVSNGTLSDHIHAQLEEAPMKWADRFRIAKEVAGAIAYMHSAAAVPIYHRDVKSSNILLDEKYRAKLSDFGISRSVPTGKTHLTTSVQGTFGYLDPEYFQSYQCTAKSDVYSFGVVLVELLTGRRPISMVRSEDDMGLAAHFISSAKENHLLDVLDPQVVLEGEKEELLIVANLALRCLKLNGRKRPTMKEVALKLENLKNRRKRLLADQQEHQDGDYSIIEPSRRLDVSAVPMKARRLERSDELELDIQELMIKSTFLTC; via the exons ATGAGGATGAAGCCGTGGTTGTTGCTGATGCTGCTCATATGGCCATGGATCGAAGAAGGAATTAGTAAAACACCAGCATTCTCGCTTGCAGAGTCGAACTGCAGTTACCAATGTGGGAAAGTAATGATTCCTTACCCATTTGGAATTGGAAATGCTGAATGTGCTAAGGACAAGAATTTCCTTCTCAAGTGCAACAATGGTCAGCCATTTTTGCTTCAAAACATTCCTGTTCTTGGTATATCACTGGCACAAGGCACAGTTACTGTTAGCCTTCAAAGTGCATCTGAACGCAATAAGAAGCATACTCTGACTGATAAAATATTCTATGGTGGATTCAACCTGGAAGGCAGCCCATTTATGTTGTCCAACTCAAACAAGTTCATAGTTCTCGGTTGCAATGTAACGGCTTTTATCACTGAAGGCAAGGAGTTGCGTAGCGGGTGTATCACTTTCTGCAATGAAGATGGGAATCCAGATGAACTTGGCTCCTGCTCTGGCATTGGATGCTGCAAGACCTCAATTCCAAATCATCTCAAGAGCTTGAACGTCTCACTCTTTAACCTAACTTTTTCGGATACCAGTAGCTCTGGCCTGCACATGTTCTTGGCTGCAAGAGGGACATTCAATTTTTCAGAAACAAATCTGTCTGAGCACCTCAACCGGACTATAAATTCGCAGGTGGACCTTGATTGGGTGGTGGGAGAAAAGACTTGCAAGGAAGCTCAAGCCAACTGCGGCAAGAACACTGTTTGCTCAGACTCTACCAATGGCCCTGGATATCGCTGCTTCTGCAAACCGGGATTCTCGGGAAATCCCTATCTTCCTAATGGTTGCGAAG GCATAGGCTTAAGCCTTGGATTCTTATTGGCACTTTCAGGGCTTTTTCGATTGTATTTACTGGTTCATGAACAGAACAGCATCAAACTGAAAAGGAAATTTTTCAAGAGAAATGGTGGCTTATTGCTGGAGCAACAGATCTCTTCAGACAAAGGGAAActcgaaaaaataaaaattttcacttcGGAGGAGTTGGAGAAGGCCACAGATCACTACAATGACAACCGAATCCTTGGGCAAGGAGGCCAAGGTATTGTTTACAAAGCAATGTTACCGGATGGAAGCCTTGTAGCTGTGAAGAAGTCCGAAATGATGGATGAAGGTCAAATTGAACACTTCGTCAACGAGGTCGTAATACTTTCGCAGATCAACCACAGACATGTTGTGAAACTGTTAGGTTGCTGTTTAGAAACTGAGGTTCCTCTACTAGTATATGAGTATGTCTCCAATGGAACCCTTTCTGACCACATCCATGCTCAGCTGGAGGAGGCTCCAATGAAATGGGCAGATCGGTTCAGAATTGCTAAGGAAGTTGCAGGAGCAATAGCCTATATGCATTCAGCAGCTGCTGTACCAATCTATCATAGAGACGTCAAGTCCAGTAATATACTCTTAGACGAGAAATATAGAGCAAAATTGTCTGATTTTGGGATTTCAAGGTCTGTCCCAACCGGAAAAACTCACTTGACCACATCGGTACAAGGCACGTTTGGGTACTTGGATCCTGAGTACTTCCAGTCATACCAGTGTACAGCAAAGAGCGATGTTTACAGCTTTGGAGTAGTTCTTGTTGAGCTCTTGACAGGACGAAGGCCAATATCCATGGTTAGATCAGAGGATGATATGGGCTTAGCTGCACACTTCATATCATCAGCAAAGGAGAATCATCTCTTGGATGTATTGGATCCACAAGTTGTGTTGGAGGGAGAAAAGGAGGAGCTATTAATTGTTGCTAACCTTGCACTGAGATGCTTGAAGTTGAATGGAAGGAAAAGGCCAACAATGAAAGAAGTTGCTTTGAAGCTTGAAAATCTGAAAAACCGACGAAAGCGCCTGCTTGCTGATCAACAAGAACATCAAGATGGAGATTACTCCATAATTGAACCATCAAGAAGGTTGGACGTTAGTGCAGTTCCAATGAAGGCTAGGAGGTTGGAGAGAAGTGATGAATTGGAGCTAGACATCCAGGAGCTAATGATTAAGTCAACATTTTTGACATGCTGA
- the LOC117907722 gene encoding chlorophyll a-b binding protein CP26, chloroplastic — MASLAATTAASSLGVSEMLGNPLNFSGASRTAPSASSPATFKTVALFSKKKAAPAKAKPAAVSPADEELAKWYGPDRRIFLPEGLLDRSEIPAYLTGEVPGDYGYDPFGLSKKPEDFAKYQAYELIHARWAMLGAAGFIIPEAFNKFGANCGPEAVWFKTGALLLDGNTLNYFGKNIPINLIFAVVAEVVLVGGAEYYRIINGLDLEDKLHPGGPFDPLGLANDPDQAALLKVKEIKNGRLAMFAMLGFFIQAYVTGEGPVENLAAHLSDPFGNNLLTVIAGTAERAPTL, encoded by the exons ATGGCCTCCCTCGCTGCCACCACCGCCGCCTCCTCCCTCGGCGTCTCCGAGATGCTCGGTAACCCTCTCAACTTCTCCGGCGCCTCCAGAACTGCTCCCTCCGCCTCCAGCCCCGCCACCTTTAAGACCGTCGCCCTCTTCTCCAAGAAGAAGGCTGCGCCAGCCAAGGCCAAGCCCGCCGCCGTTTCACCCGCCGACGAGGAGCTCGCCAAGTGGTACG GTCCGGACAGGAGGATTTTCTTGCCAGAGGGTCTGTTGGACAGATCAGAAATCCCTGCGTACTTGACCGGAGAGGTTCCCGGAGA TTATGGTTATGATCCTTTTGGGCTCAGCAAGAAGCCAGAGGACTTCGCCAA ATATCAAGCATATGAACTGATCCACGCCCGGTGGGCTATGCTCGGCGCAGCTGGCTTCATCATCCCTGAGGCCTTCAACAAATTCGGTGCCAACTGCGGCCCTGAAGCTGTGTGGTTCAAG ACAGGAGCTTTACTCCTTGATGGGAACACACTGAATTACTTCGGAAAGAACATCCCCATTAACCTTATTTTTGCTGTCGTCGCTGAGGTTGTTCTTGTTGGTGGTGCTGAGTACTACAGAATAATCAATGGCTTG GATTTGGAGGACAAGCTTCACCCAGGTGGTCCTTTTGATCCTCTGGGGCTTGCAAATGACCCAGACCAGGCTGCACTGCTTAAGGTGAAGGAGATTAAGAATGGTAGACTGGCGATGTTTGCCATGCTTGGCTTCTTCATCCAAGCTTACGTTACAGGAGAAGGCCCTGTTGAGAACCTTGCAGCCCATCTGAGCGACCCATTCGGAAACAACTTGCTCACTGTTATCGCTGGAACTGCTGAAAGAGCTCCTACCCTGTAA
- the LOC117905919 gene encoding protein TRIGALACTOSYLDIACYLGLYCEROL 5, chloroplastic, producing MHGGDDKDGDGEKGLLWKLPVLKSKQVGKLGPGFGFGAGCGIGLGAGFLGGIGFGPGIPGLQLGVGFGAGCGVGLGFGYGVGRGVAHDEYRRYSNVGKLFKGRDLPTQDDIGVLVDEVVRNTKKLIKATEREIEKWRR from the exons ATGCACGGAGGAGATGACAAGGACGGCGACGGCGAGAAGGGTTTGCTGTGGAAGCTTCCAGTGCTCAAGTCCAAGCAAGTTGGCAAGCTCGGCCCTGGCTTCGGCTTCGGCGCCGGCTGCGGCATCGGCCTTGGCGCCGGCTTCCTTGGAG GTATAGGCTTTGGTCCTGGGATTCCCGGATTACAGCTGGGTGTTGGATTTGGTGCTGGATGTGGGGTTGGTTTAGGATTTGGTTATGGTGTAGGGAGGGGTGTTGCACATGACGAATACAGGAGATACTCTAATGTTGGAAAGCTTTTTAAGGGACGAGATCTTCCTACTCA GGATGACATCGGTGTTCTTGTTGATGAGGTTGTTAGAAATACCAAGAAGCTCATCAAAGCAACTGAGAGGGAGATTGAGAAGTGGAGGAGATGA